The following coding sequences are from one Paenibacillus sp. JDR-2 window:
- a CDS encoding ABC transporter substrate-binding protein, with product MRRRLGKKSLLLLVMALMMVVTAACGGGNNSKDNNAGQSTDKGKTESSSSEPVTLTFAMQANANEIAGWTAMIDAANKKLKDDGKKITIKIEKINTSTWPEYYQKVTAQIAAGKSPDLGRIAESFMPQIIKKDQALDITDMMKSLDSSKYFENTFKNAGFQDGKYYGLPSGIYYMLMYYNKDMFKAKGIAEPSHDWNNAISFSQVRDIAKQFTEGEGAKKTFGLSAGPFLSYAGGMFSLSNGGKNIFNDDQTPAIQEPATKEVYQWFDDMLRVDNSVPRPTDTKIMGGFDMFKAGRIAMAIDGTWYAGSVKNDIKNFNVGIAAIPAGKGQAYSSQFIDNFLIWKGTKHPQEAWEALQAIYSKEAWEALAKTGVGGLPIHREVFDEIKQDLFGDKISVEDMDTFTKALDHTVSVPYNSFYEEADQKINAQLDTWLLGKMSVDEFLNKASQILTETKEKTDQKAN from the coding sequence ATGAGACGGAGACTTGGGAAGAAATCGTTGCTGCTGCTCGTTATGGCTCTCATGATGGTTGTGACCGCTGCTTGCGGGGGAGGCAATAATTCGAAAGACAATAATGCCGGCCAGAGTACCGACAAAGGAAAAACAGAGAGCTCCTCGTCGGAACCGGTGACGCTTACTTTCGCCATGCAGGCGAATGCCAACGAGATCGCAGGCTGGACAGCCATGATTGACGCGGCGAATAAGAAGCTGAAGGATGACGGTAAGAAAATAACGATCAAGATCGAGAAGATCAATACTTCGACCTGGCCGGAATATTATCAGAAAGTAACCGCTCAGATCGCTGCGGGCAAATCGCCGGACCTTGGCCGGATTGCCGAATCGTTTATGCCGCAGATCATCAAGAAGGATCAAGCGCTCGATATTACGGATATGATGAAATCCCTGGATTCCAGCAAATACTTCGAGAATACGTTCAAGAATGCGGGCTTCCAAGACGGCAAGTATTACGGACTTCCTTCCGGTATTTATTACATGCTCATGTATTACAACAAGGATATGTTCAAGGCAAAAGGAATTGCGGAGCCGTCGCATGACTGGAACAATGCCATCTCGTTCTCCCAAGTAAGAGACATTGCAAAACAATTCACCGAAGGCGAAGGGGCCAAGAAAACGTTTGGCCTGTCGGCAGGACCGTTCCTCAGCTATGCGGGCGGAATGTTCTCCCTGTCGAACGGCGGCAAAAATATTTTCAATGACGATCAGACTCCGGCAATTCAAGAACCGGCTACGAAGGAAGTGTATCAATGGTTCGACGATATGCTGCGCGTGGATAATTCCGTGCCGCGTCCGACGGATACAAAGATTATGGGCGGCTTCGATATGTTCAAGGCCGGTCGCATCGCCATGGCGATTGACGGTACGTGGTATGCCGGCAGCGTGAAAAACGACATCAAAAACTTTAACGTAGGCATCGCGGCTATTCCGGCAGGCAAAGGACAAGCTTACTCTTCGCAATTTATTGATAACTTCCTGATCTGGAAAGGCACCAAACATCCGCAGGAGGCATGGGAAGCACTGCAGGCAATCTACAGCAAAGAGGCATGGGAAGCTCTTGCGAAAACGGGCGTAGGCGGCCTTCCGATCCACCGCGAAGTGTTTGATGAAATCAAGCAAGACCTGTTCGGCGACAAAATCTCCGTTGAAGATATGGATACATTCACAAAGGCATTGGATCACACCGTATCCGTCCCTTATAATTCTTTCTATGAAGAAGCGGACCAAAAGATCAATGCACAGCTCGACACTTGGCTGCTTGGTAAAATGTCGGTCGACGAGTTCCTGAACAAGGCTTCTCAGATTCTGACGGAGACCAAAGAAAAAACCGATCAAAAAGCAAATTGA
- a CDS encoding discoidin domain-containing protein → MKTRLSGKSQHLNSRINKLAITLIACLLLAGFGNVSSVFAESWTPVPLVTAATKNAGNMGGEGAQWPIYMTVSESDPNFMLYGTDVGGMFRSTNGGASWEPSGNGFDSGGATGMQIDPFNANRAIAIGAYSMPLSWNGLYLTTNKGASWTRTRGENIAGYRDTRDQIAYDRSSYDAAAGYTKVVYWSRVRHDSYNWGTPTIDPNIYKSTDGGATWNVLASSADPAGGDIAVHPTNGWVYAASDNGFYRSKNGGVSFDRLRTSAAVDIEVIPSQPNTVWITQDDGIYKSTDSGDSFTKVSGSTWPAAYPKYLAVSPVNPSNMMISEETDDWTVNRHYRSTDGGVTWSLSQNIDSSNSFIPLNLRSSHFVWSPTNGNTVWGFGGDVILKSTDAGANWQWANNGNNGIMTGGLMNWSTQDGNVMYMSAQDYNGGLTTDAGNTWTYVDPNSNGWVYGGYALNNQIMYGGYGHGSYSLYVTRNGATSGWTNTGLPLYGMQISYSDPADSNVLFAWEYRSGDGGQTWKPLAGARGVFTSNPTGQRELYGSYGGDVVTSFDKGLTWSTVVSLPSGEGVRDIAYDQKRNRLFIASTAEKLYRFESGVLTDITSHIPADQMGNRWIWSVAVDPGNPNIVYKAGAANIYQSDVSAARSIDGGDTWQSLNLSPRFNNSAFGKSGGIGASVVRVNPVTHEAFFGSVCYGLWKIGAPAGVSVPAQGPAAPAVQGQSVLYANDFQSNSAVDWTFASGSAGSGQLQFYDFSGNRMKAIYDGQSFSGDYRFSADVTAHGAAYANVSQLAFNYQNDSNFYYLSVGGGDNNTVELHKVVSGSDSTLAVYSSSWPVTDKRITYDIQVKQGNSITVTGIRDNVSTLLFDHVSDSSLQSGKIGFMGMWNAFEADNVLVTSAGSSNATGELNRFGWTATATDSYYQRPASNALDGDNNTSWTSGVSQASGQNFIVDMKSVQNFDRIELDLGTANNDYMRGYNLYASNDGANWGSPIASGVGVDPVTTISFASQSARYFKITLTGANGYWWSITELKVFKTVALNRTGWSAAATNSYYLRPESNALDGDSSTSWTSGVSQASGQTFVIDMKAAQTIRKLVLDLGTANNDYMRGYEVYVSSNGTNWGSPVASGVGLNPLTTISFSPQTARYIKFQLTAANGYWWSITELNVY, encoded by the coding sequence GTTTTCGCGGAATCATGGACACCGGTACCATTAGTAACGGCCGCAACCAAGAACGCCGGCAATATGGGTGGAGAAGGCGCGCAGTGGCCCATCTACATGACCGTATCGGAATCCGACCCGAACTTTATGCTCTACGGGACCGATGTAGGAGGCATGTTCAGGAGCACGAACGGCGGCGCAAGCTGGGAGCCGTCTGGCAATGGGTTTGACTCAGGCGGTGCAACCGGCATGCAGATTGACCCCTTTAATGCGAATCGTGCCATTGCCATTGGCGCCTATTCCATGCCGCTTTCGTGGAATGGGTTATATCTAACGACGAATAAAGGAGCAAGCTGGACGCGAACCCGCGGCGAGAATATCGCCGGATACCGGGATACTCGGGATCAAATTGCCTATGATCGCAGCAGCTATGATGCGGCAGCCGGCTATACGAAAGTAGTGTACTGGAGCAGAGTCAGGCATGATTCTTACAACTGGGGAACGCCAACGATTGATCCGAATATCTACAAATCAACCGATGGGGGAGCTACCTGGAACGTGCTTGCTAGCTCTGCAGATCCAGCCGGAGGCGATATCGCGGTTCATCCAACAAACGGCTGGGTGTACGCGGCAAGCGACAACGGCTTTTATCGCAGCAAGAACGGAGGGGTCAGCTTTGACCGTCTGCGAACTTCCGCCGCGGTTGATATCGAAGTGATTCCATCCCAGCCGAATACGGTATGGATTACGCAGGACGACGGCATCTACAAATCGACGGATAGCGGGGATTCCTTCACGAAGGTTAGCGGATCAACCTGGCCGGCGGCTTATCCCAAATATTTGGCGGTTAGTCCCGTTAATCCGTCCAACATGATGATATCCGAAGAGACGGATGATTGGACCGTTAACCGCCATTACCGTTCAACCGACGGAGGAGTAACGTGGTCTCTTTCTCAAAACATTGACAGCTCGAACAGCTTTATTCCGCTGAATCTTCGGAGCTCCCATTTTGTTTGGAGTCCGACAAATGGCAATACCGTCTGGGGCTTTGGCGGCGATGTCATCCTGAAGAGCACGGATGCAGGCGCGAACTGGCAGTGGGCCAATAACGGCAACAACGGCATCATGACCGGCGGACTGATGAATTGGAGCACGCAGGACGGCAACGTCATGTATATGTCCGCGCAGGACTACAACGGCGGATTAACCACGGACGCGGGTAACACGTGGACTTACGTCGACCCTAACAGCAACGGCTGGGTATACGGCGGTTATGCGCTTAACAATCAGATCATGTACGGCGGATACGGGCATGGCAGCTACTCGCTGTATGTGACAAGGAACGGGGCAACAAGCGGTTGGACGAATACCGGTCTGCCGCTATACGGCATGCAGATATCCTACAGTGATCCTGCCGATTCTAATGTGCTGTTCGCTTGGGAATACCGAAGCGGGGACGGCGGCCAGACCTGGAAGCCGCTTGCCGGAGCCAGAGGCGTATTTACCTCCAATCCAACCGGACAACGAGAGCTGTATGGCTCTTATGGCGGCGATGTAGTTACTTCCTTCGATAAAGGCCTTACTTGGTCGACGGTTGTATCGCTGCCATCGGGTGAAGGCGTTAGAGATATTGCCTACGATCAGAAGCGCAACCGGCTGTTCATCGCTTCTACCGCAGAGAAGCTTTACCGATTCGAATCGGGCGTTCTGACGGATATCACGAGTCATATTCCGGCCGATCAGATGGGCAACCGGTGGATATGGTCTGTCGCCGTTGATCCGGGCAATCCGAATATCGTGTACAAAGCAGGCGCGGCCAATATTTATCAATCCGATGTTTCTGCCGCCCGATCCATTGACGGAGGAGATACATGGCAGTCGCTTAATCTCAGTCCCCGATTCAACAATAGCGCATTTGGCAAAAGCGGAGGCATTGGAGCATCTGTCGTTCGCGTGAATCCAGTAACGCATGAAGCTTTCTTTGGATCTGTCTGTTATGGGCTGTGGAAGATTGGAGCTCCTGCAGGTGTCAGCGTTCCGGCTCAAGGACCGGCGGCACCTGCCGTACAAGGCCAAAGTGTATTGTACGCGAATGATTTCCAGAGCAATTCGGCTGTCGACTGGACATTTGCTTCGGGCAGCGCCGGCAGCGGCCAATTGCAATTTTACGATTTCAGCGGCAATCGAATGAAGGCGATTTATGACGGCCAGTCCTTCAGCGGCGACTATCGCTTCTCTGCTGATGTAACGGCGCATGGGGCTGCCTATGCCAACGTATCGCAGCTTGCATTCAATTATCAGAATGACAGCAATTTTTATTATCTGAGCGTAGGCGGCGGAGATAACAATACGGTTGAACTGCACAAGGTCGTTAGCGGTAGCGATTCTACCCTAGCTGTTTATTCCAGCAGCTGGCCGGTTACCGACAAACGCATTACGTACGACATTCAGGTAAAGCAAGGTAATTCCATTACGGTCACCGGCATTCGCGACAATGTATCTACGTTGTTGTTTGACCATGTATCCGATTCATCCCTTCAATCTGGCAAAATCGGATTTATGGGCATGTGGAATGCCTTCGAGGCCGACAATGTGCTCGTTACCTCGGCAGGCAGCTCTAATGCGACAGGCGAATTGAACCGCTTCGGATGGACGGCAACCGCAACGGACAGCTATTACCAGCGTCCTGCATCGAATGCACTGGATGGCGATAATAATACATCCTGGACATCTGGCGTATCGCAGGCAAGCGGACAAAACTTCATTGTAGACATGAAGTCCGTCCAGAATTTTGACCGAATCGAGCTTGATCTCGGCACGGCGAACAATGATTATATGCGAGGATATAATTTGTATGCTTCCAACGACGGTGCCAACTGGGGCAGTCCAATTGCCAGCGGTGTCGGCGTAGATCCGGTGACGACCATTTCTTTCGCCAGTCAGTCTGCCCGGTACTTCAAAATAACCTTAACGGGAGCAAATGGTTATTGGTGGTCCATTACTGAATTGAAAGTATTCAAGACTGTCGCCTTAAACCGAACGGGCTGGTCAGCCGCAGCGACAAACTCCTATTATTTGCGTCCGGAATCGAATGCATTGGATGGAGATTCCTCGACCTCCTGGACATCGGGAGTTTCCCAAGCGAGCGGGCAGACCTTTGTTATCGATATGAAGGCGGCCCAGACCATTCGCAAGCTTGTGCTTGATCTTGGAACGGCGAATAACGATTATATGCGGGGTTATGAGGTGTACGTTTCCAGTAACGGAACGAATTGGGGAAGCCCTGTCGCCTCCGGAGTGGGATTAAATCCGCTTACGACAATCTCGTTCTCTCCGCAGACGGCGAGGTATATCAAATTTCAGTTAACTGCGGCAAACGGGTATTGGTGGAGCATAACAGAGCTTAACGTGTATTAA
- a CDS encoding Gfo/Idh/MocA family protein, with translation MWEPILKKEDYKPGPPQGVDLNKYGIGIIGCGGIVNIAHLPAYKMAGFKVTACCDVNAEAARSTAEKFDIPFWTTKVEELLEREDVAVIDIALHPPARLEVMKLIAKSPRPVLIQKPLHFDLPQAQAISEVAKQAGIMLAVNQQARWVSGHKAMRHLLDRGVIGEVYSIQHFMRSYQDQPGTWYKDVKHFNILDHGIHYLDLSRYFASSPAAGSREWTRLHCTTAMLPDQNGIDPMIYSANVEFGEVGGRAPLMASLQFNNIVRASKAHKFTWWIDGSEGSMWQDGDLYIARADDPHSVIRIETEGSWFPDAFQGPMSDLIAAVDEGRKPEVTPEDNFNTVAMTSAMVKSSEEGRVVTRAEMLEQLKQGVNQA, from the coding sequence ATGTGGGAACCGATATTGAAGAAGGAAGATTATAAGCCAGGGCCGCCGCAAGGCGTCGATCTGAATAAGTATGGAATTGGCATCATTGGCTGTGGAGGAATCGTTAATATTGCCCATCTGCCAGCCTATAAGATGGCGGGCTTTAAAGTGACAGCCTGTTGTGATGTAAATGCCGAGGCGGCACGCAGCACGGCCGAAAAGTTTGATATCCCGTTTTGGACAACCAAGGTGGAAGAGCTTCTGGAACGGGAGGACGTAGCCGTTATCGATATTGCCCTGCATCCGCCTGCCCGGCTGGAGGTCATGAAGCTGATTGCCAAGTCACCTCGGCCGGTTCTTATTCAGAAGCCGCTTCATTTCGATCTGCCGCAAGCGCAGGCGATCAGCGAGGTTGCGAAGCAAGCCGGCATTATGCTTGCCGTTAATCAGCAAGCGCGCTGGGTATCGGGTCACAAAGCGATGAGGCATTTACTTGACCGCGGAGTAATCGGAGAGGTCTATAGCATCCAACATTTTATGCGCTCATATCAGGATCAGCCGGGAACCTGGTATAAGGATGTCAAACACTTCAACATTCTTGATCATGGCATTCATTATTTGGACTTGAGCCGTTACTTCGCATCCTCTCCTGCGGCAGGCAGCCGCGAATGGACTAGACTTCATTGCACAACCGCGATGCTCCCTGATCAGAACGGAATCGATCCGATGATCTATTCCGCTAATGTGGAATTCGGCGAGGTTGGAGGAAGGGCTCCTCTGATGGCCAGCCTGCAGTTCAATAATATCGTTCGAGCGTCCAAAGCCCATAAATTCACCTGGTGGATTGACGGCTCCGAGGGAAGTATGTGGCAGGACGGCGATCTTTATATCGCTAGAGCCGATGATCCGCATTCGGTTATCCGAATCGAAACGGAAGGAAGCTGGTTCCCGGATGCCTTCCAGGGGCCGATGTCGGATCTCATCGCGGCGGTCGATGAAGGGCGCAAGCCGGAAGTAACGCCGGAGGATAACTTCAATACGGTGGCGATGACATCCGCTATGGTGAAGTCGAGCGAGGAGGGCCGCGTTGTAACCCGAGCAGAGATGCTGGAGCAATTAAAGCAAGGAGTGAATCAAGCGTGA
- a CDS encoding sugar phosphate isomerase/epimerase family protein, whose translation MRNQGMEYGALCHEFEGISIEETAERMREIGFTIVQLDPRAANVSLGEVLPSPERAQQVRRIFEAQGIRIAALAGYSNLMDCNPSNREKVLEVFEGMIALCEHFGTPYIATETGGLDPINPWANSPLNHTEEAWNELVPILRRLQSKAAMHNAVILLEGYVNNVLSTTDKAKRIIEELGMNGLGFVLDPFNYLNPEDFDDQRQAFERVFEAIGAYSPIAHAKDAVWIDEWLVTPRVGTGVAEWPIYAELLRQHKPDIPLLLEHMKLEEAQESLRFVQAALQIN comes from the coding sequence GTGAGGAATCAAGGTATGGAATATGGTGCCTTATGCCATGAATTCGAGGGTATATCGATTGAAGAAACCGCAGAGCGAATGAGGGAAATCGGGTTCACGATTGTGCAGTTGGATCCTCGCGCGGCTAATGTTTCATTAGGCGAGGTTCTGCCCTCTCCTGAACGTGCGCAGCAGGTAAGGCGTATTTTTGAAGCTCAAGGTATTCGGATCGCCGCGCTTGCCGGGTATTCTAATCTCATGGACTGCAATCCGTCCAACCGGGAGAAGGTGCTGGAGGTCTTTGAAGGAATGATTGCCTTATGCGAGCATTTCGGAACTCCTTATATCGCGACGGAAACAGGCGGTCTTGATCCTATTAATCCCTGGGCGAATAGCCCTCTTAACCACACGGAGGAAGCTTGGAATGAGCTTGTTCCTATCCTTCGCAGGCTGCAGAGCAAGGCGGCTATGCATAATGCCGTTATTCTGCTAGAAGGTTATGTGAACAATGTGCTCTCTACGACGGATAAAGCCAAACGGATTATAGAAGAGTTAGGAATGAACGGTTTGGGGTTTGTGCTGGATCCATTCAACTATTTGAATCCGGAGGACTTCGACGATCAAAGACAGGCATTCGAGCGCGTGTTCGAAGCCATCGGCGCTTATTCGCCAATCGCCCATGCGAAAGACGCCGTATGGATCGACGAATGGCTGGTTACGCCTAGAGTTGGAACGGGTGTTGCAGAGTGGCCAATCTATGCAGAGCTGCTCCGTCAGCACAAGCCGGACATACCGCTGCTGCTTGAGCATATGAAGCTGGAAGAGGCACAGGAAAGCTTGCGGTTTGTCCAAGCGGCATTACAAATAAATTGA